A stretch of Paenibacillus peoriae DNA encodes these proteins:
- a CDS encoding GH32 C-terminal domain-containing protein, translating to MRKVKRGKCWISGMVIWAMVLQLVVPGISVASENRTVAGETLIPKNDVKSSVTDAIYQIKNIPKNDMGLSVTDSVYQIRNPGFETGDLTGWTVIKGDAFGPNSVTDETTWWAEKIPYNQEGAYHLNGWKYDESATGVLRSSTFELGGSGWISFKLGGAKNPDKVFINIVEVDTGQVIARYGNSAFADVGFPDPAQGMRLANMVQYKADLSTQLGKKLYVEVVDNATSDWGVIFADAFSMYHESEPAEGIVATDIKPDFKRYEIDNPSFETGNLDGWTVEEDAFEVTDEAHASKEGNFYAKSSLQGKGSITSNTFTLQGTGTINFTVLDILKPENAYVALFDANSNTLLMKTGNVSANEKISWKVQEHYNKKLYVKVVDHSNEASIAVDSFQASDRGTIFYLNLDEGAGKKALEKVHNLRHDVNYVFNNARYMASKDPRWTPRGIKGGALLFDGSSNYIEVNANVTVPVSDALTIEAWVAPRSYEWGDGNKLSAIVNQSDQDKAEGFSLGMYRHGTWSMQVGIGGQWIQVWVKDHPLEKYKWNYVAATFSKEDGKIKLYLNGEEVASQATPVNVPITPSTESLIIGKNNKPVELAGVFSFNMFSGLLDEVKLHNKALTNQEILAGYESVKALHGGSIPKIPNADIDEDPSVFDGDQHRPQYHAMPPQNWMNEAHAPIYYNGKYHLFYQHNPQGPFWHQIHWGHWVSDDMVNWENVRPALAPEAGTLDPDGTWSGSAAYDRNGNPVLFYTAGNDSLSPNQRTGLATPADLSDPYLEKWEKYPKPVTEQNGKGIHNEFRDPFVWYDKEVDKWYQLVTSGLPDFSSGTALVYVSDDMYNWKYKGPLYVSDRSRYPELGTVWELPVLLPLGTDSTGKQKYIFMINPHEKPEHVPPANDVQRDVEVFYWIGTWDRDNFKFIPDQEAPSKMDVGDGYLTAESGLVTPDGRTVVFSMVQNVRTPQAEYQSGWAHNLSLPVSLSLDKYDKLHIEPIKELQSLRGEKWVDFSDKNLESANQLIKNVKGDMLEIVMEIDPREAQKFGLKVRRSEKGQEETLIYYDKKNGTFNVDRTKSSIDPDVRVDGIQGGYVDLEGENLKLHIFLDRSVIEAFANYKKKLTTRVYVGRYDSLGLQIWADGDINIKSMQVWDMNALTGKPAAPVYVPDKWDNSVYKDITELPNHDFATGDLTGWMTEGDAFQNVHVTNTQFFWDNIFFNPSHKIPGSYHLWGFNEQAGGDSLTGALRSQNFVLGGNGKINFLISGGRDIDRLYVALVRASDDKELFKETATNYEEYQRKIWDATDYIGEELYIKVVDHSKGGFGHINVDDFNVPVQVKKKTNN from the coding sequence ATGAGGAAAGTCAAAAGAGGAAAATGTTGGATATCGGGAATGGTTATATGGGCTATGGTGCTCCAGCTTGTTGTTCCGGGAATCTCTGTCGCGTCCGAAAATAGAACTGTTGCTGGAGAAACGCTCATTCCTAAGAATGATGTGAAATCATCGGTTACGGATGCGATTTATCAAATCAAGAATATTCCTAAGAATGACATGGGATTGTCAGTTACAGATTCAGTCTATCAAATCCGGAATCCTGGATTTGAAACAGGAGATTTGACGGGATGGACCGTTATCAAAGGCGATGCGTTCGGTCCGAATAGCGTAACCGACGAAACGACTTGGTGGGCAGAAAAAATACCGTATAACCAGGAAGGAGCTTATCATTTAAACGGCTGGAAGTATGACGAATCTGCGACAGGTGTACTTCGTTCCAGCACTTTCGAGCTGGGCGGAAGCGGCTGGATCAGCTTCAAGCTTGGCGGTGCAAAGAACCCAGACAAGGTATTTATAAATATTGTGGAAGTCGATACGGGACAAGTTATTGCCCGATACGGAAATAGCGCATTCGCCGACGTTGGCTTCCCGGATCCTGCGCAGGGCATGCGGCTTGCCAATATGGTGCAATACAAGGCGGATCTTTCCACACAATTGGGCAAGAAACTGTATGTGGAGGTCGTCGATAATGCAACCTCGGATTGGGGAGTCATTTTTGCGGACGCATTCTCCATGTACCATGAGTCGGAGCCAGCTGAAGGAATTGTTGCGACGGATATCAAGCCGGATTTCAAGCGCTATGAAATCGATAATCCAAGCTTTGAAACCGGAAATCTCGATGGCTGGACGGTTGAGGAAGATGCTTTTGAAGTGACTGATGAAGCTCATGCGAGCAAAGAAGGGAACTTTTATGCCAAATCCTCCCTGCAAGGAAAGGGCTCCATCACTTCTAATACTTTCACGCTTCAGGGAACAGGAACAATTAATTTTACTGTTTTGGATATCCTCAAACCGGAAAATGCATATGTTGCACTTTTCGATGCGAACAGCAACACATTGCTTATGAAAACCGGGAATGTCAGCGCGAACGAGAAAATCTCATGGAAAGTGCAAGAACACTACAACAAGAAGCTCTATGTAAAGGTTGTCGATCATTCCAATGAAGCCAGCATTGCCGTTGATAGTTTCCAAGCAAGTGATAGGGGGACTATTTTCTACTTAAACCTTGATGAAGGCGCAGGAAAGAAAGCGTTGGAGAAAGTACACAATCTTAGGCACGATGTGAACTATGTATTTAACAACGCCAGGTATATGGCATCGAAGGATCCGAGATGGACTCCGCGTGGAATAAAAGGCGGCGCCTTATTGTTCGATGGATCCTCGAATTATATTGAGGTCAATGCAAACGTTACTGTGCCTGTAAGCGACGCGTTAACCATCGAAGCTTGGGTTGCACCGCGTAGCTATGAGTGGGGAGACGGAAACAAGCTGTCTGCGATCGTAAACCAATCCGACCAGGATAAAGCGGAAGGCTTTTCTCTTGGTATGTATCGGCACGGTACATGGTCGATGCAAGTAGGCATCGGCGGTCAGTGGATTCAGGTATGGGTAAAGGATCACCCGTTGGAAAAATACAAGTGGAATTATGTGGCCGCTACTTTCAGTAAAGAAGATGGAAAAATTAAGTTATATCTAAACGGTGAGGAAGTGGCTTCCCAAGCAACCCCCGTCAACGTTCCGATCACACCATCTACCGAAAGCCTGATCATCGGGAAAAATAATAAACCTGTAGAGTTAGCAGGGGTGTTCTCCTTCAATATGTTCAGCGGACTCCTAGATGAAGTGAAGCTGCATAATAAAGCCCTTACGAACCAGGAGATACTTGCTGGATATGAGAGCGTGAAGGCGCTTCATGGAGGTTCAATTCCGAAAATTCCGAATGCGGACATTGATGAGGATCCAAGTGTGTTTGACGGAGATCAGCACCGACCCCAGTACCACGCGATGCCTCCGCAAAACTGGATGAATGAAGCACATGCACCGATTTACTATAACGGCAAATACCATTTATTTTATCAACATAACCCGCAAGGTCCATTCTGGCATCAAATCCACTGGGGGCATTGGGTGAGTGACGATATGGTGAACTGGGAAAATGTAAGACCTGCTCTTGCGCCCGAAGCGGGCACCCTAGATCCGGACGGCACGTGGTCAGGCAGTGCAGCGTATGATCGAAACGGCAATCCTGTTCTGTTCTATACCGCTGGCAACGACTCCTTGTCGCCGAACCAAAGAACAGGGTTGGCAACTCCGGCGGATTTGTCCGATCCCTATTTGGAAAAATGGGAGAAATATCCTAAACCGGTAACGGAGCAGAACGGAAAAGGCATCCACAACGAGTTCCGCGATCCGTTTGTATGGTACGACAAAGAGGTGGACAAGTGGTATCAGTTAGTGACATCTGGTCTTCCAGACTTCAGCAGCGGCACAGCTTTGGTGTATGTATCCGATGATATGTACAATTGGAAATATAAGGGACCGTTATACGTTAGTGACAGAAGCCGTTATCCGGAGTTGGGTACGGTATGGGAGCTACCAGTGTTATTGCCGTTAGGCACGGATAGTACGGGCAAGCAAAAATATATTTTCATGATTAATCCCCATGAAAAGCCGGAGCATGTTCCTCCAGCGAACGATGTGCAAAGAGATGTTGAGGTCTTTTACTGGATCGGGACCTGGGACCGGGATAACTTTAAATTTATTCCTGATCAGGAGGCACCCTCCAAAATGGATGTAGGTGACGGCTATTTAACCGCAGAGAGCGGTCTGGTCACACCCGACGGAAGAACGGTCGTATTCTCTATGGTGCAAAATGTAAGAACACCGCAAGCCGAATATCAATCTGGATGGGCTCATAATTTATCTTTGCCGGTTTCCCTAAGCCTCGATAAGTATGATAAATTGCATATCGAACCGATTAAAGAACTGCAGAGCCTTCGAGGGGAAAAATGGGTTGATTTTTCGGACAAAAATTTGGAGAGTGCCAATCAATTGATTAAGAATGTCAAAGGCGACATGCTAGAGATTGTGATGGAGATTGATCCGCGTGAAGCCCAGAAATTTGGTCTCAAGGTGCGACGCTCGGAAAAAGGCCAAGAAGAGACGCTCATTTACTACGACAAGAAGAACGGGACGTTTAATGTGGATCGAACCAAGAGCAGCATTGATCCGGATGTGCGTGTAGACGGCATTCAAGGAGGATATGTAGATCTTGAAGGAGAGAACTTGAAACTCCATATCTTTCTTGATCGCTCGGTCATTGAAGCCTTTGCAAATTACAAGAAGAAGCTGACAACTCGTGTCTATGTAGGCAGATACGACTCCTTAGGCTTACAGATCTGGGCCGATGGCGATATCAATATCAAATCCATGCAAGTATGGGATATGAATGCCTTAACGGGTAAACCGGCTGCTCCGGTCTATGTACCCGATAAGTGGGATAATTCTGTGTATAAGGATATTACAGAGCTGCCTAACCATGATTTTGCTACGGGCGACTTAACAGGATGGATGACGGAAGGAGACGCCTTCCAGAATGTCCATGTGACCAATACCCAGTTCTTCTGGGACAACATTTTCTTCAACCCGTCGCATAAAATTCCGGGCAGCTACCATTTGTGGGGCTTCAACGAGCAAGCCGGCGGCGACAGCTTAACCGGAGCGCTAAGATCTCAAAATTTCGTCCTTGGTGGGAACGGTAAGATCAACTTCCTTATCAGCGGAGGCCGGGATATAGATCGTCTGTATGTTGCGCTGGTTCGGGCGTCGGACGACAAAGAGTTATTTAAAGAGACAGCGACCAATTATGAGGAATATCAACGTAAGATTTGGGATGCGACGGATTATATCGGGGAGGAGCTTTATATAAAGGTGGTTGACCACTCCAAAGGCGGGTTTGGACATATTAACGTCGATGATTTTAATGTACCTGTTCAGGTAAAGAAGAAAACTAACAACTGA
- a CDS encoding tyrosine-type recombinase/integrase, with protein MLKNIPLNKHAMAEGKLSTVIRSSHNDLKKTNWCEYPSGALAPIIYTACAYLKFLRDRTTRFKYLPLEQVPRKEIRDNHSLIAGTAGSRVRIVFDVENIARDSGTAGPGGGKSRQASPINHDKVFSETEADMFFELIDPYENALDLLLFAILRYFGLRPGEAAEIRIEASTIPSNLNVYHTAREELTESLSGNLQFVKERGLRGNWVIDTGWKTKASCRDVALITHKTIDPFSRKNIRFPTQEEFTDLLYWALLQRRELLSYYTSEDHGYLFVSESNNSKGKPLSKKGVYSKYNNLADDLFQRTGGSVDLRSYYPHTFRHLFATSLLLRYRRPSEEISKWLGHSSVVITRDTYIH; from the coding sequence ATGTTAAAGAATATCCCCCTTAACAAACATGCAATGGCAGAAGGGAAGCTATCAACCGTAATTCGAAGCAGTCATAACGATTTAAAGAAAACCAACTGGTGTGAGTACCCGTCTGGTGCACTTGCTCCGATCATCTATACTGCATGTGCATATCTGAAGTTCTTGCGTGATAGAACAACAAGATTTAAATACCTGCCATTAGAGCAGGTTCCGAGAAAAGAAATAAGAGATAATCATTCATTAATAGCGGGTACTGCGGGTAGTAGGGTGCGGATAGTGTTTGATGTGGAAAATATTGCTCGAGATTCCGGTACTGCAGGACCTGGAGGAGGGAAGAGCAGGCAAGCCTCTCCCATTAACCACGACAAGGTCTTTAGTGAGACCGAAGCAGACATGTTCTTTGAATTGATCGATCCGTATGAAAATGCTTTGGATCTTCTTCTCTTTGCGATATTGCGTTACTTTGGATTACGCCCTGGTGAAGCAGCTGAGATTCGAATTGAGGCGTCAACAATTCCTTCCAACTTAAACGTGTATCATACAGCAAGAGAGGAATTAACCGAGTCTCTTTCCGGGAACTTGCAGTTTGTAAAAGAACGCGGGTTGCGGGGGAATTGGGTCATTGATACGGGATGGAAAACGAAGGCTTCCTGCAGGGACGTGGCGTTGATAACTCACAAAACAATTGATCCATTTAGCAGGAAAAATATCCGATTTCCAACACAAGAGGAGTTCACTGATCTTCTGTATTGGGCACTTCTTCAGCGGCGGGAACTTTTGTCTTATTACACAAGTGAAGATCATGGCTATCTATTTGTATCAGAGTCAAACAATTCAAAAGGGAAGCCATTAAGTAAGAAAGGCGTTTACAGTAAGTATAATAATTTGGCTGATGACTTATTTCAACGAACTGGGGGAAGCGTAGACCTACGTTCCTACTATCCACACACCTTCCGACACTTATTCGCGACATCACTTCTCCTAAGATATCGCAGACCATCCGAAGAGATCAGCAAGTGGTTGGGGCATTCTTCTGTCGTGATTACGCGCGATACATATATTCATTAG
- a CDS encoding site-specific integrase — translation MTLEWTPLSEFRKFLKNTLRLNHVNQVFSSIKNPVLQLFTTFPAPDNWLAVPPEERPTFRHRDSRDLWYVIFWAWHTGFCKGNDVVAQYRRNDLVCYLSTRGRVNLSDFPVKMGLLKNSEAENIRKKDSNRIGLFNKLSIHLLGVMKPLGDFTEEDIALADVMRPNDKRYNAKCLKDILFELGYSDEPGRRRQRILFDDCCEHPKWGDIAREFREHLKRSNSLDYYIRKAGSALHKFFKWLDQHGESDASSLEYEDFLDLFDYISKNNDGEEFSAKYTGNNLLHIKLFFDWGKGSHTFFPTYVDWPSDLYSGIHREAQEETYSGDGLAFDDPNFPMLMKEAIENYHPEDDVEVLCRAFWLIIASSPVRKTYLLNLQAEECMLPLPNAPSAVGLYSPYSGIEKAKHRNGQFPIIDSAGLRAVEFLQKRSSDKAFRPIRNERADASYVHLFQLEKYPWILNERQIYRFFYKIAEFIGHGDKKGKAHGYRHYLITHIAIETGNSELARLAAGHENQTMLNRYLRSNLSRQALLFATIKKYQDGEIAGRFIWRIFEALASEQTEPDELIKALGSEELSLDEFFAKFGLPAPTGVGRCLIQRACLFEAKCFSCHHFAIRKSEAAQAFHTLARLTKDMWNMMRGSRDFTTKNAKAAGLATQIALLGDMIRHFGYSDEQIQIEVISRLV, via the coding sequence ATGACACTAGAATGGACTCCATTATCGGAATTTCGCAAATTTTTAAAAAACACGCTGCGTTTGAATCATGTGAATCAAGTATTTTCTTCTATAAAAAATCCCGTCCTTCAATTATTTACTACATTTCCGGCCCCGGATAACTGGTTAGCTGTACCGCCTGAAGAGAGACCAACCTTTCGGCATCGCGACAGTCGAGACCTATGGTATGTCATTTTCTGGGCTTGGCATACAGGTTTTTGCAAGGGAAATGATGTAGTAGCACAATATCGTCGAAACGACTTGGTTTGTTACCTGTCAACCAGAGGTCGTGTTAATCTGTCGGATTTCCCCGTCAAAATGGGCCTCCTCAAAAATTCAGAAGCAGAAAACATCCGCAAAAAAGACTCAAACCGTATAGGTTTGTTCAACAAACTATCTATACACCTTCTAGGTGTTATGAAACCGCTGGGCGATTTCACGGAAGAAGATATAGCGTTAGCGGATGTAATGCGTCCGAACGACAAACGTTATAACGCCAAGTGTTTAAAGGACATTCTTTTTGAGCTTGGATATTCGGATGAACCAGGAAGACGTAGGCAAAGAATACTGTTTGACGATTGCTGTGAGCATCCAAAGTGGGGGGATATCGCACGTGAGTTTCGCGAGCATTTAAAACGAAGTAATTCGCTAGACTATTATATTCGTAAAGCGGGCAGTGCTTTGCATAAATTTTTCAAATGGCTTGACCAGCACGGGGAGTCGGATGCTTCATCTCTCGAGTATGAAGATTTTCTCGATTTGTTTGATTACATTTCAAAGAATAACGATGGAGAGGAGTTTTCAGCTAAGTATACCGGGAACAATCTTCTACACATAAAGTTATTCTTTGATTGGGGGAAAGGTTCTCATACATTTTTTCCAACATACGTTGACTGGCCCAGTGATTTATATTCTGGAATTCATCGTGAGGCCCAAGAAGAAACATATTCCGGTGATGGCCTCGCTTTTGATGACCCAAACTTCCCGATGCTCATGAAGGAAGCAATTGAAAATTATCATCCCGAAGATGATGTTGAAGTTTTATGTCGCGCTTTTTGGTTAATTATTGCCTCATCACCGGTGCGTAAAACGTATCTGCTCAATCTTCAGGCTGAAGAATGTATGCTGCCATTGCCTAATGCTCCATCAGCGGTAGGATTATACAGCCCATATTCAGGTATTGAGAAAGCTAAACATCGTAACGGCCAATTTCCTATAATTGATTCTGCAGGTCTTAGAGCGGTCGAATTTTTACAGAAAAGATCGAGCGATAAAGCCTTCCGACCGATACGGAACGAAAGAGCGGATGCATCGTATGTGCATCTTTTTCAATTGGAGAAATATCCCTGGATTTTGAATGAAAGACAAATATATAGGTTTTTTTACAAGATAGCAGAATTTATTGGACATGGAGATAAAAAAGGGAAGGCTCATGGTTACAGACACTATCTCATAACTCACATTGCAATCGAAACCGGGAACAGTGAGTTAGCACGACTTGCTGCAGGTCATGAAAATCAAACCATGCTGAATCGATACTTACGAAGTAATCTCTCCCGTCAAGCATTGTTATTTGCTACTATTAAGAAATATCAGGATGGTGAGATTGCGGGACGGTTTATTTGGCGAATCTTCGAAGCACTTGCCAGCGAACAAACTGAGCCTGACGAATTGATAAAAGCTTTGGGATCTGAAGAGCTATCTTTAGATGAATTCTTTGCAAAATTCGGGCTTCCAGCTCCTACAGGTGTAGGAAGATGTTTAATACAGAGGGCTTGCCTTTTTGAGGCAAAGTGTTTTTCCTGTCATCATTTCGCCATACGAAAAAGTGAAGCAGCACAGGCATTTCATACTTTGGCCAGATTAACCAAGGACATGTGGAACATGATGCGAGGCAGTCGGGATTTTACAACCAAAAACGCCAAGGCGGCCGGATTAGCTACGCAAATAGCGTTGCTTGGGGACATGATTCGGCATTTCGGCTATAGTGACGAACAGATTCAAATAGAGGTTATCAGTCGACTAGTCTGA
- a CDS encoding site-specific integrase, whose product MSQILAWQSLRFGPITVRRKGQFESREHLTRSEYEQYRSAETWGRVEPILSSSLTDLVQPTIFFKLPGTQRDYVLLLAFLQRISLPLEIVFPTKTEFNKFPFPELPNFEYFDALYDKYYPVLYPMDSEKQLQKAKKRIPLLRTVVCLWFAGYALKEGLEGNHIITSSVLAKASKIAKYHRSSLTLLGKMLAKETDSLIENKPVIPCDEAERSVWIAAGIYPTQTPFEESLYTFAFSYLRQRVNNSITDDYYDDEGNLLFRYGKKTISINYWKAIVKYIRYFAIKCRSKGLTDISENSISEVYTEIFGQMKGQEDKTFFRVALRHWLRWLIRTTNASYNIERIMPRPRRVMSKDHGRVFSMSKAYILVQTLMNDQTPLINENILMDFRHRRACLLMLSTAARPHEIVNLLQNALFIDSQDNSWIRFHKTKTIRNQPDRNGYEWVHHALVKSDAARWFNELIHFAPSEPIFFPREWGGDGLTELRLLASKHNDGPIRTSGLYNFLTRNQSKLWPELRKPYFTPHNLRALHLTYRRILGDNDELLERQAGHSHPSSKKPYTETMPAEEVAKFGHLLQKGVWRKKPEGEDADKTEGAGISSTEYVAIDEITEISSKFEVTPQKLDEAYKLTQKIIEESPRFQGKVIDLEDELHEVNVGGYTHNCNAHVLLNCGHTPGHCRACDDYSPDEGTEDAHKADIFREMLHYYYCLDAEKNFKSTGQRKMVFQKAEDIKERLNKTERSLWVNKFKMPPNEAKKLHSLLFEKAKAYFREQSKEKPNPTNAEVLCYILSGEVK is encoded by the coding sequence GTGTCGCAAATATTAGCTTGGCAATCCCTGAGATTTGGACCCATTACTGTAAGGCGAAAGGGACAATTCGAGAGTAGAGAGCATCTGACAAGATCGGAGTATGAACAATACAGATCGGCAGAGACTTGGGGACGGGTTGAACCTATTTTATCAAGCTCCTTAACGGATTTGGTACAACCCACAATATTTTTCAAGTTACCCGGCACCCAAAGAGATTACGTATTACTGCTTGCCTTTTTACAACGGATCAGTTTGCCTTTAGAGATCGTATTTCCAACCAAGACCGAATTCAATAAATTTCCTTTTCCCGAGTTACCGAATTTTGAGTACTTTGATGCGCTTTACGATAAATACTATCCGGTATTGTATCCGATGGATAGCGAAAAACAACTACAAAAGGCAAAGAAAAGGATTCCTTTGCTTCGAACTGTAGTTTGCTTATGGTTCGCAGGTTACGCCCTTAAGGAAGGGTTAGAGGGTAATCATATTATTACTTCCTCTGTATTAGCAAAAGCAAGTAAGATCGCTAAATATCATAGAAGTAGTTTAACCCTCCTAGGTAAGATGTTAGCTAAAGAAACAGATTCCTTGATTGAAAATAAACCGGTCATACCTTGCGATGAAGCGGAAAGAAGTGTCTGGATAGCCGCGGGAATATATCCAACCCAAACGCCGTTTGAGGAGAGTCTCTATACCTTTGCATTTTCTTACTTGAGGCAACGTGTGAATAATTCAATAACTGATGATTATTACGACGATGAAGGAAATTTACTTTTCAGATACGGTAAAAAAACTATCAGCATAAATTATTGGAAAGCGATAGTCAAGTACATCCGGTATTTTGCAATCAAATGTCGATCAAAAGGTCTTACTGACATAAGCGAGAATTCAATATCAGAAGTATACACAGAGATTTTTGGCCAGATGAAGGGACAAGAAGATAAGACGTTTTTCCGAGTGGCGCTTCGACATTGGCTTAGGTGGCTTATAAGAACTACAAATGCTTCATACAACATAGAACGGATTATGCCAAGACCTAGACGTGTTATGTCAAAAGATCATGGACGAGTATTTAGTATGTCCAAAGCTTATATTCTTGTGCAGACCTTAATGAACGATCAAACTCCTTTAATTAACGAGAACATTCTGATGGACTTTCGTCATAGGCGGGCTTGCCTGTTGATGTTATCAACTGCAGCAAGGCCTCATGAAATAGTTAATTTGCTTCAGAATGCTTTATTTATAGATTCGCAGGATAATTCCTGGATTCGTTTTCACAAAACCAAGACCATTCGCAATCAACCCGATCGAAACGGCTATGAATGGGTTCATCACGCTCTAGTGAAGAGCGATGCTGCAAGATGGTTTAACGAATTGATTCATTTTGCCCCATCAGAACCTATATTTTTTCCAAGAGAGTGGGGTGGGGATGGCCTTACGGAACTTCGTTTACTGGCTTCAAAACATAATGATGGCCCTATACGAACTAGCGGACTGTATAATTTTTTAACTCGCAATCAATCGAAGTTATGGCCTGAACTTAGGAAGCCATATTTCACACCCCATAATCTAAGAGCGCTCCATCTTACTTATCGGCGTATCTTAGGAGACAATGATGAGCTACTAGAGAGGCAGGCAGGACATAGTCATCCTTCCTCAAAAAAGCCTTATACGGAAACAATGCCTGCAGAAGAAGTTGCAAAGTTTGGTCATCTACTTCAAAAAGGCGTTTGGAGAAAGAAACCGGAAGGGGAGGATGCTGATAAGACAGAAGGGGCTGGAATTTCGTCTACTGAATATGTAGCCATTGATGAGATAACCGAAATTTCATCTAAGTTTGAGGTCACGCCTCAAAAGCTAGATGAAGCATATAAATTAACCCAGAAAATTATAGAGGAATCACCACGTTTCCAAGGTAAAGTTATTGATTTGGAAGATGAGTTACACGAGGTTAACGTAGGTGGTTATACGCATAATTGTAATGCACATGTCTTGCTAAACTGTGGTCATACACCCGGGCATTGTAGAGCATGTGATGATTATAGTCCTGATGAGGGTACAGAAGATGCGCACAAGGCCGACATATTTCGTGAAATGTTGCATTATTACTATTGTCTCGATGCAGAGAAAAATTTCAAGTCCACAGGACAACGAAAAATGGTTTTTCAGAAGGCTGAGGATATAAAGGAACGGTTGAACAAAACAGAAAGAAGTCTCTGGGTAAATAAATTTAAAATGCCGCCAAATGAGGCGAAAAAACTGCATTCATTGCTCTTTGAGAAAGCAAAGGCATACTTTCGTGAACAGTCTAAAGAGAAGCCTAATCCAACTAATGCAGAAGTGCTTTGTTATATTTTAAGTGGGGAGGTAAAGTAA
- a CDS encoding Wadjet anti-phage system protein JetD domain-containing protein, protein MGESLPERLFFGVTVHSQLMKAGRVIDLRAERILIIGNKTVFHEYIQSLSRIGNLLEKKIIVVYLGSFPGPDKRFFLRQIQDKFDKNGLQIEVQFWGDIDWGGFQIFRHLQKSVFPQLRPYRMDKTTFHQHLDWAETFTADYQVKLEQLLENTDNS, encoded by the coding sequence ATGGGTGAATCTCTCCCGGAGCGACTATTCTTTGGTGTGACGGTTCACTCGCAATTAATGAAAGCAGGCCGCGTGATAGATTTGAGGGCTGAACGCATTCTTATCATTGGAAATAAAACTGTATTTCATGAATATATCCAATCGTTATCGAGAATTGGTAATTTGTTAGAGAAGAAGATCATTGTTGTTTATCTTGGAAGTTTTCCAGGACCGGATAAACGATTTTTTCTTCGGCAAATCCAAGATAAATTTGATAAAAATGGTCTTCAGATTGAAGTTCAGTTTTGGGGCGACATCGATTGGGGAGGGTTCCAAATATTCCGGCATTTGCAAAAATCAGTGTTTCCACAACTACGACCCTATCGTATGGATAAGACTACTTTCCATCAGCATTTGGATTGGGCAGAAACCTTCACTGCAGATTATCAAGTCAAATTGGAGCAGCTACTGGAAAACACGGATAATTCCTAG